Proteins encoded by one window of Candidatus Obscuribacter sp.:
- a CDS encoding serine/threonine protein kinase gives MSQSDSFDQTHFIALSGSNKTIKPGDIVGENYALLSLLGEGGMGYVFLAEHNIIGKKYALKIVRPDRLDDTSKQRFKTEARVIARLDHPNIVKIYNMGVYLEDCPYYVMDLLDGKALSEHIQEGTNFKIEELLNIFMQVAQGLEYAHKKGIVHRDIKPSNIVLNAQKDGYRAQLVDFGIAKVVNQDIAGQARTATGLIFGSPYYMSPEQCLGQTIDGRSDIYSLGCTLYECLSGEPPFMGQNAMHTMMMHQESPTPVLRQPTSDPALNQSINFLIAKMTAKLPQKRYQSMQQIAHDLERMSNYRPIADIAMSVSLDMATESTNLEEIAIADSIGQNNSRSKHAIALAVSLVCTICAISAFIYYNHDAQTLVLKPFSKTPLARSNKATNSPIPKDSPALAKLKVEMSKVAPIKPKLVLIDGQQKRQIDFPPQGIGKIFDTERQVMAAETVYVKPTGGLIFGIDENDFETAFAYPQLFSDIAPCDFAGLAIKAKTFKGYEFAEKKEIKTQSTLRLNGLLRKLPKWRELTSLSMNELTLDKESIKLLEEIPNLSNLALFNPTYDKQELTNSILLDRLSYFLLDNPTYDGNEIFDKLSKSKLLTSLILRRIECTSQDLDKLSCCQNLKFLVLDHLIIDDPLLVASLLKLTNTATSLQRMTLTEQSLKMINSAKTNNITIFDYPSEKLPALKARYPKVKFGGSSNISNGFPDFKK, from the coding sequence ATGTCCCAGTCTGATAGTTTTGACCAGACCCACTTTATCGCACTCAGCGGTAGCAACAAAACTATTAAGCCTGGAGATATCGTCGGCGAAAATTACGCCTTGCTCTCGCTGTTGGGCGAGGGTGGCATGGGCTATGTGTTTTTAGCCGAGCACAATATCATTGGCAAAAAGTACGCACTCAAAATTGTCAGACCAGACCGTCTCGACGATACCAGCAAACAGCGATTTAAAACCGAAGCCAGAGTCATTGCCAGACTAGATCATCCAAACATAGTCAAAATCTACAACATGGGAGTCTATCTAGAGGACTGCCCCTACTATGTGATGGACCTGCTTGATGGCAAAGCCCTATCTGAGCACATCCAGGAAGGCACCAATTTCAAAATAGAAGAGCTGCTAAATATTTTTATGCAGGTGGCACAGGGACTGGAATATGCTCACAAAAAAGGCATCGTCCACCGTGATATCAAACCATCCAACATAGTCTTGAACGCACAAAAGGACGGCTATCGAGCGCAGCTTGTGGATTTTGGCATCGCCAAAGTGGTCAATCAAGATATTGCCGGTCAGGCACGCACAGCCACTGGACTGATTTTTGGCTCACCCTATTACATGAGCCCCGAGCAATGTCTCGGTCAAACAATTGACGGACGCTCCGATATTTATTCGCTGGGCTGCACACTCTATGAGTGTTTGTCTGGCGAGCCCCCGTTTATGGGGCAAAATGCTATGCACACTATGATGATGCACCAGGAGAGCCCCACACCGGTTTTAAGGCAGCCCACAAGCGATCCTGCTCTCAATCAGTCAATCAATTTTTTAATCGCCAAAATGACCGCCAAGCTACCGCAAAAGCGCTATCAATCGATGCAACAAATTGCTCACGATCTTGAGCGAATGTCGAATTACAGACCCATTGCCGATATTGCAATGTCAGTTAGCTTAGATATGGCAACTGAATCAACAAATTTAGAAGAAATAGCCATTGCAGATTCGATCGGTCAAAACAATTCAAGGTCGAAGCATGCGATAGCGTTGGCAGTCAGCCTCGTGTGCACAATTTGCGCAATCAGTGCCTTTATTTACTACAACCATGATGCTCAGACTCTGGTTTTAAAACCCTTTAGCAAAACCCCCTTGGCCCGTTCAAACAAAGCTACCAATTCACCAATTCCCAAAGATAGCCCCGCGTTGGCTAAACTCAAAGTAGAAATGAGCAAAGTGGCACCGATAAAGCCCAAATTGGTGCTTATAGACGGACAGCAAAAACGACAGATTGACTTTCCACCGCAAGGCATCGGCAAGATATTTGACACTGAGCGCCAAGTCATGGCAGCTGAAACAGTTTATGTTAAACCAACTGGTGGTCTTATTTTTGGCATTGACGAAAACGATTTTGAAACCGCCTTTGCGTATCCTCAATTATTCTCCGATATAGCGCCTTGTGACTTTGCCGGTTTGGCAATCAAAGCAAAGACCTTCAAGGGCTATGAGTTTGCTGAAAAAAAGGAAATTAAAACGCAGTCAACACTAAGGCTAAACGGGCTTTTGCGCAAACTACCCAAATGGAGAGAATTGACCAGTCTCTCAATGAATGAACTCACACTTGACAAAGAGTCAATAAAGCTACTTGAGGAGATACCAAACCTCTCCAACCTAGCGCTCTTCAATCCCACCTACGATAAACAAGAGCTTACAAACAGCATCCTCTTGGATCGACTCAGCTACTTTCTGCTAGACAACCCAACTTATGATGGCAATGAAATATTCGACAAGCTATCTAAATCAAAGCTACTGACTAGTCTGATTCTCAGGCGTATTGAATGCACCAGTCAAGATCTGGATAAGCTGAGTTGCTGTCAAAATCTAAAATTCTTAGTACTGGACCATCTGATCATAGATGATCCGTTGCTAGTAGCATCATTACTTAAGCTCACCAACACTGCCACAAGCCTGCAAAGAATGACTTTAACTGAGCAAAGTCTGAAAATGATAAACAGCGCGAAGACCAACAATATAACAATCTTTGACTATCCATCCGAAAAATTACCTGCTCTAAAAGCACGGTATCCAAAGGTAAAATTTGGCGGGTCCTCAAACATTTCAAATGGATTTCCTGACTTCAAAAAGTAA
- a CDS encoding winged helix-turn-helix transcriptional regulator has translation MPDRAVVCGELAKLFGVLSHPVRIRILEELQSEDRTVGNLKDILGISHAAVSQQLAVLRSHHLVVESRQGRNVFYHLRSAKLARWIMDGTGFILPDATEVQRMVTAVESVRDVWGAESKPKKSAATAKKTVKAKKV, from the coding sequence ATGCCTGATAGAGCGGTTGTTTGCGGAGAGTTAGCAAAGCTTTTTGGAGTTTTGTCTCATCCCGTCAGGATACGCATTCTTGAAGAGCTACAGTCTGAAGATCGCACTGTTGGTAATCTAAAGGATATTCTCGGTATTAGCCATGCTGCTGTTTCTCAACAGCTTGCTGTGCTGCGCAGTCATCATCTTGTAGTTGAAAGCCGTCAGGGTCGCAATGTCTTTTATCACTTGCGCAGTGCCAAGCTCGCTCGCTGGATAATGGATGGCACTGGCTTTATCCTGCCTGATGCTACCGAAGTACAGAGAATGGTTACGGCGGTAGAGTCTGTACGTGATGTCTGGGGCGCTGAGTCAAAACCTAAGAAGTCGGCTGCCACTGCTAAGAAGACTGTTAAAGCTAAGAAAGTCTAG
- a CDS encoding HlyD family efflux transporter periplasmic adaptor subunit: MSSDFDLAKRSLGTKNETLAGPDGTILHAGYRSMESVKSPAGYFRVAIVLAFFIVVIACVLAFVPWQQSVSGIGKVIIVSPMERPQNIEAPIPARLARLHVRDGQTVQKGQLIAELVDLDPKFLDTMQSKRLDAQRKALDARRAAAEARYKALQRQIDSLKKSQGIALPSARERTHQAHDRIMAAEQAIEAAKQNKRTTEVNLARLQELHDKGVRSKRDLELAELEHARALTDLERAFAALDIANRDETLANYDQAKVLADTNATMSSIEAAISSAHETIETTRAEICKLDVDMQNVKHRSEQRRVLAPCEGKIVRLMCVGAGETVDAGTVLAVIAPDTQDIAAELTVSDNDAPLVSVGRPVRLQFAGWPALQFAGWPSIAVGTFGGRVAVIDAVDDGRSSYRVIVKPDLEAIAAGRDEAWPGTQHLRPGAEASGWIMLETVPLGFELWRQFNAFPPTVQPEGLGLTKSPDIGKSESKRKSK; this comes from the coding sequence TTGAGTAGTGACTTTGATCTTGCTAAACGGTCCTTGGGGACAAAAAACGAGACTCTGGCAGGACCTGACGGGACTATATTGCATGCTGGCTATCGATCTATGGAGTCGGTCAAATCTCCCGCCGGGTATTTTCGAGTCGCCATTGTCCTGGCGTTTTTTATAGTTGTCATTGCCTGTGTCCTGGCTTTTGTGCCATGGCAGCAGTCTGTCTCAGGCATTGGCAAGGTCATAATTGTTTCTCCCATGGAGCGTCCGCAAAATATAGAGGCGCCGATACCAGCCAGGCTAGCTCGTTTGCATGTACGTGACGGGCAAACTGTGCAAAAAGGACAGTTGATTGCCGAGCTTGTTGACCTCGATCCAAAATTTTTGGATACGATGCAAAGTAAACGTCTTGATGCTCAGCGCAAAGCTCTTGATGCACGCAGAGCGGCAGCAGAAGCCCGTTACAAGGCGCTGCAAAGACAGATTGATAGCCTCAAAAAGTCTCAGGGAATTGCCCTGCCCTCTGCCAGAGAACGCACACATCAGGCGCATGACCGTATCATGGCGGCAGAGCAAGCAATAGAGGCTGCTAAACAAAACAAACGCACCACTGAGGTCAATCTTGCCAGGCTGCAAGAGTTGCACGACAAAGGTGTGAGATCTAAGCGCGATCTTGAGCTAGCTGAGTTGGAGCACGCAAGAGCGTTGACCGATTTGGAGAGAGCTTTTGCTGCACTGGATATCGCTAACCGTGATGAGACACTGGCTAACTACGATCAAGCAAAAGTTTTGGCTGATACCAATGCCACTATGAGTAGTATCGAGGCTGCGATTTCGTCTGCTCATGAGACTATTGAGACCACTCGCGCTGAGATATGCAAGCTCGATGTGGATATGCAAAACGTCAAACATCGCAGTGAGCAGCGCAGAGTTTTAGCGCCGTGTGAGGGCAAAATAGTAAGACTAATGTGTGTTGGTGCGGGAGAGACAGTGGATGCAGGTACTGTCCTGGCTGTTATTGCGCCTGATACGCAGGATATCGCAGCTGAGCTTACAGTCAGTGATAATGATGCTCCGCTGGTATCAGTCGGGCGTCCGGTGCGGCTGCAATTTGCCGGCTGGCCTGCTCTGCAATTTGCTGGTTGGCCGTCTATCGCAGTAGGCACATTTGGTGGACGGGTAGCTGTGATTGATGCTGTCGATGACGGTCGCAGCAGTTATCGTGTCATCGTCAAGCCTGATTTGGAAGCCATTGCTGCTGGACGGGATGAGGCTTGGCCCGGTACGCAGCATCTCCGTCCGGGCGCTGAAGCCAGTGGCTGGATCATGCTTGAGACCGTACCACTGGGCTTTGAGCTCTGGCGTCAATTTAATGCCTTCCCGCCAACAGTCCAGCCTGAAGGGCTGGGTCTGACAAAAAGCCCAGATATCGGTAAGTCAGAGAGTAAGCGTAAATCAAAGTAG
- a CDS encoding MFS transporter: MNTVITREEEASSFSSDTSTTSAFTGGSFDSSAVEFSPLSSGTFYSLASLAPEAAPAVHPEMIQKKPGVNPWHAFAATWLGGVFDGMDSSIFAIVLYPCLCELLHTKSHVIAGQFGSYIVAMFMVGWAIGAVFFGWLADRIGRAKTLTITILLYALFTGLCAVVDNWWQLGLCRLLVGAGIGGEMGIGAVLLSECWPKKTRVYALSALATSLGVGYIITDWLNIALKGDWRMLFLVGVVPAFLTVYMRLKLKDSDHFHEEQEKREKAAAKLESERTDADRLQLSNPFKALLDKENFAKTLIVGTLTSSAIICWWAVLAWIPAWINQITGTMAVEARSHTMLCKDLGMILSGVMGGFLISKFGYKKCMSSTFVLAFVFTVGMFMSFKSYSQWIFPCILGVGFFAHLPFVLLWSYIPELYNTRIRSTAFGVTYNMGRLWAAGAALGSGVLISVFGGSYAMAASTVALIFLLGAAASLAMPKPTGRMIE, encoded by the coding sequence ATGAATACTGTCATAACACGCGAAGAAGAGGCTTCTTCGTTTTCGTCAGACACATCCACTACTAGTGCTTTCACCGGTGGTTCGTTTGATTCCTCCGCTGTAGAATTTTCACCATTATCTAGCGGCACATTTTATTCTCTCGCAAGTCTTGCACCAGAAGCGGCTCCAGCTGTACACCCAGAGATGATTCAAAAAAAACCTGGCGTTAATCCCTGGCACGCATTTGCCGCAACTTGGCTCGGTGGAGTCTTTGATGGCATGGATAGCTCCATTTTTGCCATTGTGCTCTATCCCTGTCTTTGCGAGCTTTTACACACCAAATCCCATGTTATTGCCGGACAGTTTGGCTCCTATATTGTCGCCATGTTTATGGTCGGCTGGGCCATCGGTGCTGTCTTTTTTGGCTGGCTCGCTGACCGCATTGGTCGAGCCAAAACACTCACTATCACCATCTTGCTTTATGCTCTCTTTACCGGGCTTTGTGCCGTTGTAGATAACTGGTGGCAGCTCGGTCTATGTCGACTGCTTGTGGGTGCAGGCATCGGCGGCGAGATGGGTATCGGAGCAGTACTGCTCTCTGAGTGCTGGCCCAAAAAGACCAGAGTCTATGCGCTCAGCGCTCTGGCAACCTCTCTGGGCGTCGGCTATATCATCACAGACTGGCTCAACATCGCCCTCAAAGGCGACTGGCGTATGCTCTTCCTGGTGGGCGTTGTCCCTGCATTTTTGACAGTCTACATGCGTCTCAAACTCAAAGACTCAGATCACTTCCATGAGGAGCAAGAGAAGCGCGAGAAAGCCGCAGCCAAATTAGAATCAGAACGCACTGATGCTGATAGATTGCAGTTATCCAACCCATTTAAAGCCTTGCTCGACAAAGAAAACTTTGCCAAAACTCTCATCGTTGGTACTCTCACTAGCTCCGCCATCATCTGCTGGTGGGCAGTACTAGCCTGGATACCAGCCTGGATCAACCAAATCACCGGCACAATGGCAGTCGAAGCCCGCAGCCACACTATGCTCTGCAAAGACCTGGGCATGATCCTATCGGGTGTCATGGGCGGATTTTTGATTTCCAAATTTGGCTACAAAAAATGCATGAGCAGCACATTTGTACTGGCCTTCGTCTTTACAGTCGGCATGTTTATGTCCTTCAAAAGCTACAGCCAGTGGATCTTCCCTTGCATCCTGGGCGTAGGCTTCTTTGCACACCTGCCCTTTGTCCTGCTCTGGTCCTACATCCCCGAGCTATACAACACCCGCATCCGCAGCACCGCCTTTGGTGTCACCTATAACATGGGTCGCCTCTGGGCGGCCGGAGCCGCTCTCGGCAGCGGTGTGCTGATCTCGGTCTTTGGTGGCTCCTATGCCATGGCTGCTTCCACTGTTGCCTTGATCTTTTTGCTCGGAGCCGCAGCCAGCCTGGCTATGCCCAAGCCTACTGGTCGCATGATCGAGTAG
- a CDS encoding NAD(P)H-dependent oxidoreductase, whose product MTYLVISSSLNPKSKSYLLARAAYDKLIASNVQVDFLDLRKIKLPQCDGARYGDNKNVQRVAKRIAAAQCIIFAVPIYNFGVASAAKNLIELTGDAWRDKTVGFLCAAGGKSGFMSVMALANSLMLDCRCLVIPRFVYADASAFSADMLSEQKIVDRIGDLVGYARKLTEAMHNH is encoded by the coding sequence ATGACGTATCTCGTCATCAGTAGCAGCCTCAATCCAAAGAGCAAGAGTTACCTGCTCGCGCGCGCCGCTTACGACAAGCTCATTGCTAGCAATGTCCAGGTGGATTTTTTAGACCTGCGCAAAATCAAACTGCCTCAGTGCGATGGTGCGCGCTATGGTGACAACAAAAATGTGCAAAGAGTGGCAAAGCGTATCGCGGCTGCTCAGTGCATTATCTTTGCTGTGCCAATTTATAACTTTGGTGTTGCCAGTGCTGCCAAAAATTTGATTGAGCTGACCGGCGACGCGTGGCGTGACAAGACCGTTGGGTTTTTGTGCGCTGCTGGTGGCAAGTCGGGCTTTATGTCAGTCATGGCACTGGCTAATAGCCTCATGCTCGATTGCCGCTGCCTGGTCATTCCACGGTTTGTTTATGCCGATGCCTCGGCTTTTAGCGCTGACATGCTCAGCGAGCAAAAAATTGTCGATCGCATAGGTGACCTTGTCGGCTATGCACGCAAGCTCACTGAGGCGATGCACAACCACTAA
- a CDS encoding ATP-binding cassette domain-containing protein, translated as MQPLIVLSLLVLVGLIFGSVLRMLKLCLVENLEQRIFARISLILSERIPEIKAAALTNEYMPELINRFFDVVTVQKSWGKLLLEGPTALLQVLVGLLLMAFYSPFLLAFDLLIIVFICFATGVLGIGGLTTSIRESAHKYRLAEWLEDMGRCQTSLKTNGTSDYLMRRTDDLVYRYLGARRSHFSVLFRQALGTYLFQALASAGILAVGGWLVINRQLTLGQLVAAEIVVLTVLSALEKLIRNCDTFYDLLTGLHKVGHLSSLPLERDNGVDLPLLEQGLSISCKGIRFSYGPTKEILAGLDLHLQEGERASLVGASGAGKSTLAAILCGLHDATNGAVEIGGFDIRDLRLKSLRRSVGLVGDSNEIFEGTLEDNVSLGRSFVSHQDVRWALEVAQFGDDLATMPAGLGTMLISGGRNLSRGQVQRLLIARAIVGRPRLLILDESFNGIDERTKLKIIDALFAPDKYWTVLDISHDAEVVMRSSKVYVLSRGTIVESDTPADLSWRNQSEFSTLFPDLAKQIRSFERRKTDRGGGKAP; from the coding sequence TTGCAGCCTCTCATTGTGCTGTCATTGCTTGTACTTGTCGGTCTTATATTTGGCAGTGTTTTGCGCATGCTCAAACTATGTCTGGTCGAAAACTTAGAACAGCGCATTTTTGCCCGTATTTCTCTAATTTTGAGTGAGCGTATTCCTGAGATTAAAGCGGCGGCTTTGACCAATGAATACATGCCCGAGTTGATCAATCGGTTTTTTGATGTAGTGACTGTGCAAAAGTCCTGGGGCAAACTCCTGCTAGAAGGTCCAACAGCGTTATTGCAAGTTTTGGTTGGTCTTTTGCTTATGGCTTTTTATAGTCCATTTCTGCTTGCATTTGATCTTTTGATAATAGTCTTTATTTGTTTTGCCACTGGTGTTCTAGGTATCGGCGGGTTGACCACTAGCATTCGTGAGTCTGCCCATAAATATCGTCTTGCCGAATGGTTGGAGGACATGGGGCGCTGCCAGACCAGTTTAAAAACAAATGGCACCTCTGACTATTTGATGCGTCGCACCGATGATCTCGTTTACCGTTATCTCGGAGCAAGACGCTCGCATTTTTCTGTACTCTTCAGGCAGGCACTTGGTACTTATCTATTTCAGGCATTGGCTAGTGCCGGCATACTGGCTGTCGGTGGGTGGCTGGTGATCAATCGGCAATTGACCCTGGGTCAGCTGGTAGCAGCTGAGATTGTTGTTTTGACTGTGCTCTCTGCACTAGAAAAGCTAATTAGAAACTGTGACACCTTTTATGATCTTTTGACAGGGTTGCATAAAGTAGGACATCTCTCAAGCTTGCCTCTAGAGCGCGACAACGGTGTCGATTTGCCACTTTTAGAGCAAGGTTTGAGCATCAGTTGTAAGGGCATCAGGTTTAGCTACGGACCTACTAAGGAGATTTTGGCTGGTCTCGATCTGCATTTGCAAGAGGGCGAAAGAGCCAGTCTGGTGGGGGCAAGTGGAGCGGGTAAGTCTACTCTAGCAGCGATACTTTGTGGTTTGCATGATGCCACAAATGGTGCTGTGGAAATTGGTGGATTTGATATCCGAGATTTGCGCTTAAAGAGTTTGAGGCGCAGTGTTGGCCTCGTTGGCGACAGCAACGAAATTTTTGAAGGCACACTAGAGGACAATGTTAGCCTGGGCCGCTCCTTTGTCTCACATCAAGATGTGCGCTGGGCTCTAGAAGTGGCTCAATTTGGTGATGATCTGGCCACGATGCCGGCTGGTCTGGGTACCATGCTCATCAGTGGCGGGCGCAATCTATCGAGAGGGCAGGTGCAGCGACTTTTGATTGCGCGGGCAATTGTCGGTAGACCAAGGCTTTTGATTTTGGATGAGTCATTTAACGGTATCGATGAGCGCACCAAACTCAAGATTATAGATGCTCTGTTTGCACCTGATAAATACTGGACTGTCCTTGATATTTCGCACGATGCTGAAGTAGTAATGCGCTCCAGTAAAGTCTATGTACTATCTCGCGGCACCATTGTCGAATCAGATACTCCAGCTGATCTTTCGTGGCGCAATCAAAGTGAGTTTTCTACACTCTTTCCCGATTTGGCCAAGCAAATTAGATCCTTTGAGCGGCGTAAAACGGACCGTGGCGGGGGTAAGGCACCTTGA
- a CDS encoding GNAT family N-acetyltransferase, whose translation MTSITATRITLRPHRQSDFEAVHQYSQDPEVVRFMQWGPNSEEQTRDFLSNCIANQSVDQKTTYDFAVDYEGRLVGSISLRLSKPGGKLGEIGYCYDKSTWGKGIASEAAEAIMKFGFEDLGLHKISATCDPYNFGSAKVLQKTGMKLEGYLKKHLEMRGSWRDTLLFGTAREDQEANKKRLS comes from the coding sequence TTGACTAGCATCACAGCCACACGCATAACTTTGCGCCCTCATCGCCAGAGCGATTTTGAGGCAGTCCATCAGTATTCCCAAGATCCCGAAGTCGTGCGCTTTATGCAGTGGGGACCTAACAGCGAAGAACAGACAAGAGATTTTTTGTCTAATTGCATCGCCAATCAAAGCGTGGATCAAAAGACTACTTACGACTTTGCCGTGGACTACGAGGGCAGGCTCGTGGGCTCAATTAGTTTGAGATTGTCCAAGCCTGGTGGCAAGCTAGGCGAAATCGGCTATTGCTACGACAAAAGCACCTGGGGCAAAGGCATCGCCTCAGAGGCAGCCGAAGCAATCATGAAATTTGGCTTTGAAGATCTAGGTCTACACAAGATAAGCGCCACTTGCGACCCATACAATTTTGGCTCAGCAAAAGTCTTGCAAAAAACAGGCATGAAGCTGGAAGGCTACCTCAAAAAACACCTGGAGATGCGCGGCAGCTGGCGCGACACTCTGCTCTTTGGCACAGCGCGAGAAGATCAGGAAGCAAACAAAAAAAGACTATCGTAA
- a CDS encoding TolC family protein, whose protein sequence is MLFNNKPIQNKCESDFCIRALTCALLLSVTCADSALAQNGSGSKSPANAPASQVSTGATSVADPSDSRYRPTGSVSVGADSSMRGLTFDTFIRQVDRCYPKLLGADVERKMAGARRLERAGAFDPVLAHVSEYQRVQDIFEPGKAKNAVHNEGRVDLLTRSGIKVFTAFRLNPNDTKTPFVPTGKAGEYSAGVVMPLMRGLGINEKTAAEQRAVLGEPLAEQVFGGSRLEILLKAAATYWDWVGAKARVDVARNLLSLAEARVEQIKLRVKNGDAPQLDVAESEQEIQRRKAAVIKAEREFQKFSLSLSVYFWDASGAPDKVPEIAAVPPLTPLPSLLPESAWLQGRVLATSIRPELKRIEVERKQARVDLRLAQNMMLPAVDAYLAQGADTGSQGIGAVVRGGVSISAPLRQRTARGQVQAAQLKLQKLNFDEKTEKLRIQAEVDDTVSAINTSAERYFATATEIARAKDVEKGERLRFSAGDSTLFLVNQRERTTAEAEMRLIDTHVDYLQALAAFKAVTCQL, encoded by the coding sequence ATGCTATTTAATAACAAACCCATTCAAAACAAGTGTGAGTCTGACTTTTGTATCAGAGCACTGACTTGTGCATTGCTTTTGTCAGTGACTTGCGCTGACAGTGCTTTGGCTCAAAATGGCTCTGGCTCAAAGTCGCCAGCAAATGCTCCAGCCAGTCAAGTGAGCACTGGTGCTACGAGCGTTGCTGACCCATCGGACTCCAGATACCGCCCCACTGGCTCTGTCAGCGTAGGCGCAGACTCTTCTATGCGAGGACTGACTTTTGATACTTTTATCAGGCAAGTGGATAGATGCTACCCCAAATTGCTCGGTGCCGACGTAGAGCGCAAAATGGCAGGAGCGAGGCGTCTGGAGAGAGCTGGAGCCTTTGATCCAGTGCTCGCGCACGTAAGTGAGTATCAAAGAGTGCAGGATATTTTTGAGCCAGGTAAAGCTAAAAATGCTGTGCATAACGAAGGTCGCGTGGACCTTTTGACTCGCTCTGGTATTAAGGTTTTTACAGCGTTTAGACTCAATCCAAATGATACAAAAACACCCTTTGTACCGACCGGTAAGGCTGGTGAGTATTCTGCCGGTGTGGTTATGCCATTGATGCGTGGTCTTGGTATAAACGAAAAAACGGCCGCTGAGCAGCGAGCTGTGCTTGGTGAGCCGCTGGCCGAGCAGGTTTTTGGTGGTAGTCGCCTGGAGATATTACTCAAAGCCGCTGCTACTTACTGGGACTGGGTTGGTGCAAAAGCCAGAGTAGATGTGGCTCGCAACTTACTCAGTCTGGCCGAAGCAAGAGTGGAGCAAATCAAACTACGTGTCAAAAACGGTGATGCCCCTCAACTGGATGTAGCCGAGTCTGAGCAGGAAATACAGCGTAGAAAAGCTGCTGTAATTAAGGCTGAGCGTGAATTTCAAAAGTTTTCATTGAGTCTGTCAGTTTATTTTTGGGATGCTAGTGGGGCGCCGGATAAAGTACCAGAGATTGCTGCTGTGCCACCACTGACGCCATTACCGTCACTTTTGCCGGAGTCAGCCTGGCTGCAGGGACGCGTGCTTGCTACCTCTATAAGACCAGAATTGAAGCGAATTGAGGTGGAGAGGAAGCAAGCGAGAGTGGACCTGCGTCTTGCCCAAAATATGATGTTGCCCGCTGTCGATGCCTATCTTGCCCAGGGCGCTGATACCGGCTCTCAGGGTATTGGTGCGGTAGTAAGAGGTGGTGTATCAATATCAGCTCCATTGCGTCAACGCACTGCTAGAGGTCAGGTGCAGGCAGCACAGCTAAAATTGCAAAAGCTCAATTTTGATGAAAAAACCGAAAAATTGAGAATACAAGCCGAGGTGGACGATACTGTCTCAGCTATCAATACATCTGCTGAACGATATTTTGCTACGGCTACTGAGATAGCTCGGGCTAAAGATGTAGAAAAAGGAGAAAGGTTGAGGTTTTCGGCTGGTGACAGCACGTTGTTTTTGGTCAATCAACGCGAGCGCACCACTGCCGAAGCTGAGATGAGACTGATTGATACCCATGTGGATTATCTACAAGCACTTGCTGCTTTTAAGGCAGTAACCTGTCAATTGTAG
- a CDS encoding aldo/keto reductase, translating into MKYKILGRTGVRISELCLGAMTFGEDWGAGIGASKEESRKMFDAFLKAGGNFIDTANLYTHGTSESFLGEFMQGQRERIVLATKYTNSFPSGDPNSSGNHRKNLVQSLDASLRRLKTDYIDLYWVHAWDFMSSTEEVMRALDAAVRSGKVLYVGISDAPAWVVAKANTIAELRGWAPFVGLQIEYSLAERTCERELLPMAKDFGLTVAAWGPLNGGTLTGKYLQSKVETDARYTTDLAKSMHKPSERKDNIVREVLRIAKELGCTPSQVAISWLRQTGGNIVPILGAKRLSQLEDNLASLDVKLSETQMNSLQAVSSIEMGFPHEFFDNEMARMVIYAGMRDLIEV; encoded by the coding sequence ATGAAATACAAAATTTTAGGACGCACAGGCGTAAGGATCTCTGAGCTTTGCCTGGGTGCCATGACCTTTGGCGAGGATTGGGGCGCGGGCATTGGCGCCAGTAAAGAAGAAAGCCGCAAAATGTTTGATGCCTTCCTCAAAGCTGGCGGTAACTTTATCGATACGGCCAATCTCTATACGCACGGCACTAGCGAGAGCTTCCTTGGTGAGTTTATGCAAGGGCAGCGCGAGCGCATTGTGCTTGCTACCAAGTACACCAACTCTTTTCCCAGTGGTGATCCCAATAGCTCTGGCAATCATCGCAAAAATCTAGTGCAATCTCTTGATGCCAGTCTAAGGCGTCTCAAGACCGACTACATTGACCTTTATTGGGTGCATGCCTGGGATTTTATGTCCTCTACCGAGGAGGTCATGCGCGCCCTCGATGCTGCCGTGCGCTCTGGTAAAGTGCTTTATGTGGGCATCTCCGACGCCCCTGCCTGGGTGGTCGCTAAAGCCAATACCATAGCTGAGTTGCGCGGTTGGGCACCATTTGTCGGCTTGCAAATTGAGTATTCGCTAGCTGAGCGCACTTGCGAGCGAGAGCTGCTCCCTATGGCTAAGGATTTTGGTCTCACAGTTGCTGCCTGGGGACCCCTCAATGGTGGCACTCTTACAGGTAAGTATTTGCAATCAAAAGTAGAGACTGACGCAAGATATACAACAGATCTGGCAAAGTCCATGCACAAGCCCAGTGAGCGCAAAGACAATATTGTCAGGGAAGTCCTGCGTATTGCTAAAGAGCTTGGCTGCACGCCATCGCAAGTGGCCATTAGCTGGCTGCGCCAGACCGGTGGCAATATCGTGCCGATACTCGGTGCCAAGCGTCTCAGTCAATTAGAAGACAACTTAGCCAGTCTTGATGTCAAGCTTAGCGAGACTCAGATGAATAGCTTGCAAGCTGTAAGCTCGATTGAAATGGGATTTCCTCATGAGTTTTTTGATAACGAAATGGCGCGCATGGTGATTTATGCCGGT